TTGCAAAAATATAAAGACAAAGGAGATCAGAATATGAAAAGAAGAACACTATGCATCGTCCTCGCGTTTGTGATGGCACTCGGTCTCATGGGGTGCAGTTCCGGCGACACCAGTTCAGATTCCAGCACGGATGGCGAACAGGCGGCGGTTGAATACCCGACCCGCGATCTCTCCATGATTGTCCCCTTTGGCGCTGGTGGTGCCACGGATCTGATCTGCCGCACCTTGGCAGCCGAAATGGAAAAACAATTGGGCGTAAGCATTGCTGTGACCAATATGCCTGGCAGCGCCTCCGCCGTCGGGACCGAGTATGTGAATGAGGCAGACCATGACGGTTATACGCTTCTGGGCTATCCCACCGACATTACCTCCATCAAGGTCATGGGCCAGTCTGATCTGACCTACGAGGATTGGAACGCGCTGGTCATCGGCTGTGCGGTTCCTACCAGCATTGTCGTAAAGCCCGACTCACCTTATCAGACTCTTGAAGATCTGGTTGCTGCCATGAAGGCCGGTACCCTCACCATCGCCACCTCTGATTCCGGCTGTGCCTTTACCCGCGGCCTTGGCCTGATCCTCCAGCAGGAACCCGAATGCAACCAGCCCGAGTTGATCCCCTCTGGCGGCGGGGCCAACGCTGCGCTGTCTGCGGTGAAGGGTGATGTGGATGCTGCTGCCTGCGGCCTTCCCGAGTGCATTGAGTACGTTCGCTCCGGCGACCTCAAGGTCTTGACCTATATGGGTTCCAGCGCCATCACCATCGACGGCGCAGATGGTCCGATTGATATTCCCTGGGTCTGCGACGTCTATCCTGATCTGGAAGAAAACATGCCCTTCGGCGGCTGGGTTGGAATTGCGGTCCCCGCCGACACTGACCCTGAGATCTACGAGATTCTCCGCCAAGCCGCTGTCAAGGCTTACGAGAGCGAGGCCTTCCAAACCTTCGCCGAGCAGAAGACCTTTGTTCCCATGGGACTAACTGGCCAGGAAGCCAACGACTGGGCCAAGAGCACCTCTTACATCAACTCTTGGATGCTCTATGACATGGGATTCACCTCCACCAGCCCCGAGACGTTCGGCTGGCCCCATCCGTAAGCGGCAACACAGAACGCACAATGCTCAGCAGGGGGTGCTGGCTCCGGTTTAACAGAGCCGGCACCGCCTCTTTAGAAAGGATGTGACTAGAATTGCTGGTTTTTGAGTTGGCGATCTCGCTGATCTTCTTTGTATTGTCTATCGCCGTTGCTGTGATGGCAAAGCTTCTGCCCGTCGGCCTAGCTCC
This genomic window from Pusillibacter faecalis contains:
- a CDS encoding tripartite tricarboxylate transporter substrate binding protein gives rise to the protein MKRRTLCIVLAFVMALGLMGCSSGDTSSDSSTDGEQAAVEYPTRDLSMIVPFGAGGATDLICRTLAAEMEKQLGVSIAVTNMPGSASAVGTEYVNEADHDGYTLLGYPTDITSIKVMGQSDLTYEDWNALVIGCAVPTSIVVKPDSPYQTLEDLVAAMKAGTLTIATSDSGCAFTRGLGLILQQEPECNQPELIPSGGGANAALSAVKGDVDAAACGLPECIEYVRSGDLKVLTYMGSSAITIDGADGPIDIPWVCDVYPDLEENMPFGGWVGIAVPADTDPEIYEILRQAAVKAYESEAFQTFAEQKTFVPMGLTGQEANDWAKSTSYINSWMLYDMGFTSTSPETFGWPHP